A genomic stretch from Numida meleagris isolate 19003 breed g44 Domestic line chromosome 2, NumMel1.0, whole genome shotgun sequence includes:
- the KLHL38 gene encoding kelch-like protein 38: MEERSAEEFLFKDQDFSSELLRQLNALRQSGMLTDVTLCSGGFEVPCHRNVLAASSPYFKAMFCNNFKESQQATVTLKGVDAEILDQIILYVYTGEILISAENVLYLLETASMLQYAKLFEACSDYLQDKLTPDNCLSMIRLAKILNCQSLNKKAKAMALKCFPEVASSEDLKDLCPLELLDYLGDDELCGEEEQVFETLMVWIRHDLQARQRYIQDLFKKVRLQYVHPTFLFHFIANDSLVQSSPTCRSILESARRQMFSLYSTSAPDIKPMVHVPRRYSNQEFLIIIGGRKDNQQTTRDVLLYDDKTDQWLSLAKLPVRLYKASAVSLHSNIYVLGGMPVSNKKNPVSDNIYIYSLKLNQWRLVEPMLVPRYSHRSLAYKNYILSFGGIGENQEILNSVERYDSIYNTCESMANMPVAVLHPAVAAKDQRVYLFGGEDIMQNPVRLIQVYHVSRNMWFRMETRVVKNVCAPAVVIGDQIIIVGGYTRRIIAYDTKGNKFVKCADMRDRRMHHGATVIKNKLYVTGGRCLTVDNVIEDSDSLDCYDPETDTWTPKGKLPHKLFDHGCLTLQCVPCSNLL, encoded by the exons ATGGAGGAGAGATCTGCTGAGGAGTTTCTCTTCAAAGACCAGGACTTCTCCTCCGAACTGCTGAGGCAGCTGAACGCGCTGCGGCAGAGCGGGATGCTGACTGATGTTACCCTCTGCTCTGGGGGCTTTGAAGTCCCCTGCCATCGAAAcgtgctggctgccagcagcccatACTTCAAGGCGATGTTCTGTAACAACTTCAAAGAGAGTCAACAGGCCACAGTCACCCTGAAGGGTGTTGATGCTGAAATTTTGGACCAGATTATCCTTTACGTTTACACAGGGGAGATTCTCATATCTGCTGAGAATGTCTTATACCTCTTGGAGACAGCGTCCATGCTGCAGTACGCTAAGCTGTTTGAGGCCTGCTCTGACTACCTCCAAGATAAGCTGACTCCTGACAATTGTCTAAGCATGATCAGACTGGCAAAAATCTTAAACTGCCAAAGCCTGAATAAGAAAGCCAAGGCTAtggctttgaaatgttttcctgaagtGGCCTCTTCTGAGGACCTGAAGGACCTCTGTCCTTTGGAGCTCCTCGATTACCTTGGGGATGATGAGCTCtgtggggaggaggagcaggTCTTTGAGACACTGATGGTCTGGATCCGACATGACCTCCAGGCAAGACAACGCTACATCCAAGACTTGTTCAAGAAGGTCCGGCTTCAGTATGTCCATCCaactttcctcttccatttcattGCCAATGACTCCCTTGTTCAGTCTTCACCCACTTGCAGGAGTATTCTCGAGTCAGCCCGGAGACAGATGTTTTCCTTGTACAGCACCAGTGCACCTGACATCAAGCCAATGGTGCATGTTCCTCGCAGATACTCCAACCAAGAGTTCCTCATCATCATCGGGGGCAGGAAGGACAACCAGCAAACCACAAGGGATGTTCTGCTCTATGATGACAAGACCGACCAATGGCTAAGCCTGGCCAAACTTCCCGTACGCCTGTACAAAGCATCTGCAGTGAGCTTACACAGTAATATTTATGTGCTTGGAGGGATGCCTGTTAGCAATAAGAAAAATCCAGTCAGCgataatatttacatttactCCCTCAAACTCAATCAGTGGAGGTTGGTTGAGCCTATGCTAGTTCCACGTTATTCCCACAGAAGCCTGGcatataaaaattatattttatcatTTGGTGGAATTGGTGAAAACCAAGAAATCCTGAATTCTGTGGAAAGATATGACAGCATCTACAACACCTGCGAGAGCATGGCAAACATGCCTGTTGCTGTCCTTCACCCCGCTGTTGCTGCCAAAGACCAGAGGGTGTACCTCTTTGGGGGAGAAGACATTATGCAAAACCCTGTCCGGCTTATCCAG GTTTACCACGTCTCCAGGAATATGTGGTTTCGGATGGAGACCAGAGTGGTGAAGAACGTCTGTGCACCAGCTGTTGTGATTGGAGACCAGATTATCATCGTGGGAG GGTACACTCGGAGAATAATTGCTTATGATACAAAAGGCAACAAGTTTGTCAAATGTGCAGACATGAGGGACAGGCGAATGCATCACGGGGCCACTGTCATCAAGAACAAGCTGTATGTTACAGGAGGACGATGTCTCACTGTGGACAATGTCATCGAAGACTCAGATTCCTTGGACTGCTATGACCCAGAGACCGACACATGGACACCAAAGGGAAAACTGCCACACAAACTCTTTGATCATGGGTGCCTTACACTCCAGTGTGTACCCTGTTCTAACCTTCTCTGA